From Streptomyces sp. NBC_01551:
CCGCGCTGAGCCGGTCGCCGACCCCGTGGCGCTCGGCGTTGACGGCCGTGTTCTCCACCGCGCGCGGGCTGATGTCGGAGGCGACCACCCGGTCGAATCCGGCCAGTGCGGCCATTACGGCGGTTACCCCGGAACCGCAGCCGATTTCCAGGAAAGAGCCGGCCGGCTCGGCGGTGGCGGGCTCGTTCAACCCGAGGAATTCCAGCGCGATACCGGTGGACGGGGAGAACACGGGCGCGAACACCTCATCCAGTAGATCCCACTCACGACCGCACATCGTGAAGAGCTTCGGCCTGTCGGGCCGTGTCAACGACATACGGCTGCGGTGGATCGAGCGTTCGAAACTCTGGACCTGCGTCATCGGACCCCTCGTCACAAAAACGTCGGTGTAGCGCCTGGTCACGGCGCTGCTCCAAAGGTTTAACGTGCGAAGGCCGTCCGCCAGAAGGTGCTCCGGCAACAGCGTCGTTCACAGCGAGTGGTGCCCCAGGCACACTCTGCCCCATCTGACCTGGCATTCTTCCTTTTGCAGATTGTTGACCTCCGCAGCCGGACCGCACTACGTTCGCGGCGGGGGATTGCCGGTATGTGCCTTGAGGGGGGCCAAGTGACGGCGGAAGGCCGAGAGCCATACGCGGAAGTGTCCGGGATGCTGGAGCTACTGGCTCGGGAGGCGCACACGGAGGAGTTCGAACGGCTGGTCCGCTCGGCCCGGGACGCCGGGGCCGACGAGGCGGAACTCGCCCGCCTGACCAGGGCGAAGGACCTCTCGCTGAGCATCCGCAGCCTGTTCGCCCGCCGCCAGCAGCGCGAGGCGGGGCTGAGCGCGCTGGTCGACACCGCGCGGGACCTGACCCTCCCGTACAACCTGGACACCCTGCTCAAGGTGATCACGCGGCGGGCCCGGCTGCTGCTGGGGCTCGACATGTCCTGGGTGACGTTCCACGCCTTCGACGAGGGCGTCTCGTACGTCCGCGCCGCCGACGGCCACACCTCGGCGATCACCGTGGGCTTCGGCGTCCCGATGGGGGGCGGTGTCGGCCGGCAGGCTCACCAGCGCTCCGCGCCGTTCTGGACGGCCGACTACCTCCGCGACGAAACCTTCCCGCACTCCGATGTCATCGACGACGTGGTGCGCGCCGAGGGCCTGCACGCCCTGATGGCGATCCCGCTGCGCCACGAGGACACCGAGCTCGGCAACCTGTACGTCGCCGGGCGCGGCATCCGGCACTTCGACCCGGACGAGCTCTCGCTGATGAGCTCGCTCGCCGACCTCGCCACCGTGGCCATCGAGAAGACCCGGCTGCTGGACCAGGTCCGCAACGAGGTCGTCGGCCTGGAGCTCAACACCTCGCGCGCCATGAGCTCCTCCGCCACCGAGCACCACCTGCGCCGGGTCCACGGGAACCTGATCGACGTGGTGCTGGAGGGCGGCGGCCTGCATGCCCTGGCCTCCGAGGCGGCCACGCTGCTCGGCGGCCCCCTGCTGATACGTGACCAGGCCGGCCGGGACCTGCACACCACCGGGGAGTTCCCCGAGATGGACGAGAGCGAGATCCGCGCGGCCGGCCTGGACGCCCACACCGAGCGCCGCGCGGTCAAGTCCAGGGGCGGCTTCTGGATCGTGCCGGCCGTCGCCGGCCAGGAGATGCTCGGCACGCTGCTGCTCGCCCCCGACGCGCGCACCGAGGCCGAGGCCGACGCCGCGTACTGGAACCAG
This genomic window contains:
- a CDS encoding helix-turn-helix domain-containing protein, with the protein product MLELLAREAHTEEFERLVRSARDAGADEAELARLTRAKDLSLSIRSLFARRQQREAGLSALVDTARDLTLPYNLDTLLKVITRRARLLLGLDMSWVTFHAFDEGVSYVRAADGHTSAITVGFGVPMGGGVGRQAHQRSAPFWTADYLRDETFPHSDVIDDVVRAEGLHALMAIPLRHEDTELGNLYVAGRGIRHFDPDELSLMSSLADLATVAIEKTRLLDQVRNEVVGLELNTSRAMSSSATEHHLRRVHGNLIDVVLEGGGLHALASEAATLLGGPLLIRDQAGRDLHTTGEFPEMDESEIRAAGLDAHTERRAVKSRGGFWIVPAVAGQEMLGTLLLAPDARTEAEADAAYWNQLLAQVAQVIALVLLMQRSAAAAEGQVRDELFNDLLKGNGSAAKLAERARRLGVDLNGPHVVVVARPEGGSLGRAVIWASSYAHQLSGLKSVEGGCIILMLPGTDASAAARAVSDELSTALGHPVTVGTAGPVKDLTGISGTYQEARCCLDALTALGGTGGTASPRELGFLGLLLSDSPNTGQFISSTIGPVLEYDAQQRTELARTLEAYFASAGSPTRAAESLHVHPNTVSRRLERISELLGPDWLEPAQALEVQLALQMQRTRRALLRRRHDQAGQAIG